The Candidatus Caldatribacterium sp. genome includes the window AAGGACTTTCGAATATTGACCATTTTGACGAGAACTTCAGAAGGTTCAGCCATGCTCACCGAATCCCCCGTTCAACAAGTGGAGCAATCTCCTCAACGTTGCTCTTGTCCACAAGGCCGGAACCAGTATCGATGTGGAGACCGGCAAACTTGTACTTGATACTCAGACAGAGCTGTACAATGGGCAGGAATCCTTGCAGGAATTGCTGCTGGTCATGAATGAGGTCGACGTACCCTTTACGCATTGCCTCAAGGGTGGCTGGAGAAAGGTCAAAGCCAGCACCGTACATGTCATCAGGTCCCTTGCCCGCCGCTTTGAAGTACGTCTCCATAGTAGCAGTGAGCGCACCATGATCCGTTACCACAAGCTTTACATCGGGGTGAGAGGAAACGTATCCTGCAAATACCGGAGCACCAAGAGGAGCGTCGGCGTTCACCTCAGGAGAAATCTCAAGATAGTCAACCACAAGCCCAGCTTCCTCCAACGCATCGATGACACCCTTGGTTCGAAGGCCTCGTGTCGGCTGCGAGAGGAGTCCCCAAACCATGGCACGGTCTCCAGGCTTCAGATCGAATCGTTCAAGACACCCTTTCCCAAGGAGACGCCCAGAGTCGTAGAGCTCCTGGCCGACATAGCCAAATCCCCGGGATCTGTACTTTTCTTCCGCCTTGGGAAGGGTGGTGTTCTGAGAGGTTACAATGATACCCTGAGCGAAAGCCTGGTCAATAAGCGGGAGCAGAGCATCATCTCCTGGATGGCCCATGACTGCAATGCCATCAGGCTTTGCCGCAACGGCTTCTTTGAACTGACGCACCATCGTTTCCGGATCCCAGTTGGACCAAACGTACTCCACCTTGCAACCCATGAGCTTCTCAGCAAGCTGGGCACCTCGGTAGACGACACTTGCAAAGGGACCACCTGGAGGCCCACCACAGAAGAAGCGAATGGTAATGTCCTTGAAAGGACTCTCCTCTTGAGCCAAAGCTACGGACGCGAAGAGACTCCCCACCACCAGGAATGCCACAACCCCCAACACCACAAGGTGATTCCGCTTCACTTTGCTTCCCCCCTTTCAAGAATTTTCACGGAATCCCAAAAACCGCAAGCACAACTTCCGACCTGCCTAAGCCTTCTCTTCTCACCTCCTTCACACGCAAACCGGATACTTTCCATACGTTTTTGCTGCCTCAAGGAAGGCAAAGAAATTCTCCAGGGGAGTATCAAGCTGTACATGGTGAGTTGGAGCAATAATGAACCCTCCACCTGGAGCCATGGTCTCTATGCGTACTCGAACCTCCTGGTGCACCGTTTCTGGAGTCCCAAAAGGTAGTGTTTCCTGCTCATCAATTGTTCCCCAAAAGGAGAGACGAGTACCGTACCGTTTTTTCAAAACGGCAGGATCCATAGCCTTAGGCTGCACCGGGTTGAGGACATCGATACCAATTTCAATGAGCTCATCAATGATAGGCTCGATGTTG containing:
- a CDS encoding substrate-binding domain-containing protein, producing MKRNHLVVLGVVAFLVVGSLFASVALAQEESPFKDITIRFFCGGPPGGPFASVVYRGAQLAEKLMGCKVEYVWSNWDPETMVRQFKEAVAAKPDGIAVMGHPGDDALLPLIDQAFAQGIIVTSQNTTLPKAEEKYRSRGFGYVGQELYDSGRLLGKGCLERFDLKPGDRAMVWGLLSQPTRGLRTKGVIDALEEAGLVVDYLEISPEVNADAPLGAPVFAGYVSSHPDVKLVVTDHGALTATMETYFKAAGKGPDDMYGAGFDLSPATLEAMRKGYVDLIHDQQQFLQGFLPIVQLCLSIKYKFAGLHIDTGSGLVDKSNVEEIAPLVERGIR